In Gopherus evgoodei ecotype Sinaloan lineage unplaced genomic scaffold, rGopEvg1_v1.p scaffold_275_arrow_ctg1, whole genome shotgun sequence, the genomic window GCAAGACTCGGCACTAGGTGAATATTTATATGAACATCTGAGGTTTCATTAAGCCTATGGAAGTGAAAAGTGGGATCTAGGGGTCGATAATTAAGCCTGCACTTTGGTAGGGGTCTGAATGCTGGGTACTGAGCAAGAGACAGGAACAGATCTTGAATACAGTGGAAAGAAAACCATTAAGATTGGTGCTTGAAGTTACAAAGATTGACCATGTTTGGAATGAAAAAAGTAGGGAAAGTGTGCAGGTGGTACCAGTTATAGAAaagctgagggaggccaggcttaGAGCGTGAAAAGAAGATCGGATAACAAGGGGTTAAATTTAGAAAAGGAGGGTAGGTAGACCCAGAACTAGGTGGATGGTTGTCATAGTAAAGGATTTGATTAGCTACAGAGTTTCCGAGGAATAGCATTCAAGAAAAACTGAAATGGATTAGAAAGACACAAAGAGCCAATCCTACATAGATGGGAGTAAGGCTACAAGAAAGATTGAGTCCAGTAAGTGCAGTAACAGGTTGAGATACTATATTTCAAGATTGTCACTGTGACAGATATGAAAGTGTCCTGTAACATCCTGCACAAACCCTAATGAATTACCTTAAAGCTTATTGAATTAAGGTAAATGTCTTTGAAGTTGAttgtattaaaatacaaatatttatgtaCTCTTACAGTATTTTATGGAGCTCATTTAGGAGGAAGTTCTGATTAGTGCAATCTCTGGGAGATATTAGGAACTTCAAAGGACATTTGGGGACAAGGCATGTGAAATGGATTTTCAAGGAAATTCtaggagaaagaggaagggaaTGTGACTGACTCCTCTGGAATCCAGCATtttgaagctgcattttctgcagAGACCTACTGTCTGGCTGATTACATTTTCAAGGTCTCATCAAAGAGCTAAAGTGGATAAATGAGTCACTCACAGAGTCAGGAGTTGTTCTAGTTCTGAGCTGAGGATATGATGTACTTGAAACAGCAGGAAAAATCCTGGGTGGAGATTGAAGGAGAGCTtctgccagagccctggctgcagtTGGGGGTGATCActagtaagcttattagcatatgtATAGATtctcttattatttttaatacattttctctgtagtgcttttaccttatGAACAAaacatgcttgcttagaaagagctgtgtggtaacttacaaatatagtgtcatggaaaatgaccaccacccagttgagttgatcagacagcctgaggctcctttattgattaatcagagaatacatgcatatgcatggagagacgacaggtcctctagcaagaggtaagtcgctctgccctacagcagtgatacctgggtttatatagccaaaaactgcaaattaccatatgaacttatacatccgaggataccatatttggttaatacaataacattttctaaccatctgctaaaaacaattgctattaatataccggttatgagctaatttgcaagcctgctctttgttacttcccctttttacgggtttttgtaattgtcaggactttgacacctggtttccacctacttgcggtttcagcggctgtgttctgaagcaaattttgaggaacttgggtccaaaaatacctattggtgtacctttggtcaaatgatcatgagttatattttacgcccacacaagcaacttaataaaccataataaactaaaagctgttataacttaacagattttctggttcccctttatccaattttagttccttttttggggggccctgaccacatctttttgcctcagcgtgccctttgtacagaaaaacaagtttagcaggagttaaaactcttgcttctagctaagggcctactcttactttattttcagaaaaaagcctgggaccttgggtaaggtggggtcgtGGGGGGTTCCCTATCAATAGCAAATACACTCTTTAGTGTCTGTGAGGAGAGAAGTGAAGATGGTCTGTTAGGCAGGCTATCCTTTACTGGAAATAATAAATTGAAGTCTGAGAACAGGTTATCCTCAAAATACCTCCCCAATTGGGAGAGAGATGCGGGTCTCCTCTTAAGAAAGGCAATGGCTGGAGAGTTGAAAGCCTGAGAATCGGTGCTGTGGCTGGACCATAGAGggggaatacagatgcagttggTCTGAACTGTGACAGTCATTTTACAATGTGCCCCATTTAAGGAGCAAACTACATTCAGCAGATCCTGAGAGTTGACATCCAGTTTCTGGATCCCAGCCCCATGATTCCTTTCCTAGGGATAACAATGTCCTCCCAATGCACGTTTAGCTCCCTTGAGGTGCTGGCTGAATTCATGTCCACAAGATATGGAGTATCTGCCTTATAGAGGATGTCCTACCCATTGCACAGTGACCCAAAGAAAaattctgtgtagctcgaaaggtttcctctttcaccaatagaagtggcccaataaaagatattagctcacctaTCTTGTCactcagatagatagatagatagatagatagattatggTGGAAGGATAAATGCCACACAGAGaggaacaaagagaaataatGCAGACAGTGTGCTGTGTCATAACATATTATAAAATCCAAAATTATGTATAGCAATCGCATGAGGAAATGCTCAGAAATATATGGGATAGTTTCTGATCTCTTGAAAAAGGCATAGACACAAGTCATTCATTAGTCAGTCAAATGTTAGCAATGAATGTTGGCCTTGAGTCATTTGTGAACTCACCCTGATTTCTCTGAATGCTTTGACAAATAATTTGGATGGACAATTTCTTTTGCCATGGGGTTGCTCATGACCTGCTGATGCTGCATGTAGATGACAACCACATTGAATGGGTGAATAGGTTTTTCTACCTGGGTAGCTGTTTGACAGCACAAGTTTCTATATCTGAAGAAGTCACACATCTGATGGCTCTTGTGCCAATGACATTTCAGCACCTTCAAAGCCCTCTGTTTGGGAGGCAGAATGTCTATGTGACAACTAAGACACAAATATTCAATATGATAGTGATGACAACTCTGTTATACGGAGCAGAAACATATTAATTAGAAAGAGCTGAGAAGAGGAAATTAAACAGTTTTCAGTGTCAAAAGTTATGACATATCCTTGACATCCATTGATTTGATTTTGTCACAAACAGGGAGATACTTAAATGATCCCAGCAAGTTGCAGTCTTGTATTAGTTGAGAAGAAGACGACTGCAATGGTGGGGGTATGAACAATGTTCAGAAGACTGTATGCTTTTACGGAAGGTTTAAAGAGTTGTGGTAGAAGGAAATAGAGCATGAATGCAACCATGAATGAGATTGAAAGATGCAATTTTGGGGGACTTCAGAAACCTAAGTCATCCCATCCTGACTCTTGTGAAAGGAAGAAGATTTGGAATGGACCATTCATGATGGAAACCCATTCTACATGCCCCCATGGCTGGGTTACAGCCatgtgtttctgctgctgctgatgtGCTGATGACTTTACAAAGTAAAAGAGCTTCAGAGACGCTGAGAATGCCCTGCCCCAAAATACCTTATTGACCAAGTTGTTAGTGTTGTGGACAGTTGTTAAGGCTGCTAAGTTGTTAtggctgctgagtgctgctgTTCTTGGAGCTCCAGTGTCAGCTGCACGAGCAGGGAATGCAGCTTACCTATTCAGCAGATCTCGATATTATTCgtaaagaaaaaaacacaggCTTGGTTTTGTGGTGAAGGCCCTCGAACAGGTTTATTGTAAGCAAAGCACAGTACTAGCGCCCTGTCCAAGGGGTCACAGGGATGCTAACACCTGTATTTCTGTGACAAGATAGGACACTAGGGTCCTGTCCCTCTGGACAATACAAAGATGCCCCTCATAGgacttctccttttatacattgatacaaacaagttcCGTACTACTCTCCGGATGATGTTAATTACCACTCTTATCCCTGTACTTGCTAGTTAGAACAAAACATCCTCACCCATTATCCTGTCATCCCATTCTTACCTTTACGAGGGGCAGGTGTGTTCTTGTACCATCTCTCTAAGATACATTTACACAGTTACTCGAGAGAGTTGTGTGGTTTTGTACCATCTTCTCTGGTCAGGAATGGGCCTACCTGGTGCATTGCTATTCTGTCAAAGCCCGGCCTACCCTGGTTCCCAGCCTTTGGATAATACAGTTACTTAGGCTTAGGTTTCCAGCAAGGCCTATGACACAAAGATTAAAGCACTTTCCTGAGAGATAGGAgacctcacttaaaatctctgctCTACATCAGACCGAGAAGGAATTGCATGAGGGTGTCCCATGACCcaggtgagttccctaaccactagGTTAAAAGCAACagtgagtcctgtggcaccttatagactaacagacaaattggagcatcagctttcgtggatgaatacccacttcgtcagatgcatgtggggaGGCACTAAGGTGCCCGGTGCTACTTTGTGACTTTTACttgtgttgttgtttgtttgttttgccctgGATGAAacaatttggctttttttttctaattcacaAATAGTATTGGGTCgaccaaactgcatttttcagcgaCTAAACTACTTGTCTGAAAAATTTTACCAGGTTGTATTCAGAAAAGCTCCTCCTTCGTCTCATCTCCTGTTCTTTCCTGCCATCTTATACAGTCTATTGGCTCCTTTCTCATCCCTTAACCTGTGTATCCAGCTGTTGGTGATTTTTTAAGGAATACTGGCCAGTCCCCATTTATTTTCCTCCACTGCTCTCTTGTGGTAATTATACATTAAGACTAGGACcttcaaaggagtctaagggaGAGGAAATGTGCTGCTGTTTGCACATCTAACTCCTTCAGCTGCTTTGAGAATCTCAGCCTTTTTAAACACATGCCTTTTTAATTGACTGTCACTGAGATTGGGTACCTGAATCACTTGGATGCATACGATAACCTAAGTCTCAGTGCTCTCATTCTTAGGTACCATAGATCTTTACTCACTGACTGACGGAGCACAATGTAACTAGGAGCTTGTTACAGAGAGTGAACTCCAGGGATTGTCCCGGGGGGAACAAGACAGCATTTAAACAACTCTCAAGAATCATCTCCTAGTCTTGAAGTCAGCTAAAGACCAGCTCTTTTCTTCACTCCCACTGATAACCCAACACACCTTGAGGAGTTTCACTGCTCCGGGTAAAGAATATTGGATCTGTTTGGATGCTGTACTCCAGAGACAGACGGACTAGATAGACAAATTGATAAGGAGGAGAATAGActaagaaaagagaaaatcacAGGTCAGAATGATCTCACCATATTTATGGTCTGTGCTTAATAGGCAGGTGAGTTGAttcatatttttattcctttttaatttttgtatccttttcatttcaaaggaccagattctgcccctCTCATCTAGGGGTGAGTCTCTGAAGAGTCCCAATTACttctgcctggctgcagcagtCTGCTCATACAGATTTGCTTACAGCACAGGGGCCATAGCTGGCGAAACTGATTTACTTGAATCACCCAgctctttcattctctctctttcttaaggCAGCACTGAGATAGCTGAGAGCAGGTGTGTGAGTGGGAGGGAAAGGTCAGGGGAAGGGCACTCTCTGGAAAATGCCCTTGGAATTGAATTTGCCTGTGCACAGAATCTGCCTGTGTTGACATTCAGGTTCTAGTACAAGGTCCATCTCTTTGCTTAGGCATTTGTCTCCTGAGCTGATAATAGAGGAAAGGTTCAGTTTCTCTTTAGGGATGTATGGGGACAAACATAATTTTGACATCATACAGAACCCTGATTTCATTGCCTTTTCCATTAAAAACTGATGTCAAAATAGCGATTCATTTCCAGGATGCCAGGATAACTTCTCTACTGTCTCTACAGCCTGATATTCAGATGCGCAGAAAGCTGAATCAAAAATCCTACTGAGTTAGggtttaagtgacttaggagcaaatATCCCCTTCATTTTCTATCAGGCCTCTCTTTTCAAAATTATATCACTATGTCATGATAATGTTTGCTGGTCACATTCATTTCTTCTTGATACTgactcacatgaccttctcataaacaaactagagaaatacaacctagatgaagctactataaggtgggtgtatagCTGATTGGAAAACAGTTCCCAGAGTTTATTTATCAGTGTTTCACAGTCATGTTGgaaggcataacaagtggggtcctgaagggatcggttctgggtcggattctgttcaatatcttcctcaatgatttagataatggcataaagagaacacataaagtttgcagatgataccaagctgggaggggttggaaatgcattggaggataggattataattgaAAATTAtaattgacaaactggagaaatggtctgaagtaaaaaggatgaaattcaataagggcaaatgcaaagtactaaacttaggaaggaacaatcagttgcacacatcccaaaagggaaatggctgcctaggaaggagaactgtggaaagggatctgggggccataggggaccataagctaaatatgatgTAACACTGTAACACTTTAGCAAAAaaagcatcattctgggatgtgttaggatgagtgttgtaaggaagacatgagaagtaattcttccactctactccacactgatgaggtctcagctggagtattgtgtccagttatgggcaccacatttcaggaaagatgtggacaaactggagaaagtccagagaggaacaacagaaatgattaaaggtctagaaaatatgacctatgagggaagattgaaaaaaaatgggtttgttttgtctggagaagagatgagtgagaggggacatgataacagttttgaagtacataaaaggttgttacaaggaggagggagaaaaattgttcttcttaacctctgaggataggacaagaggcaatgggcttaaattgtagcaagagtggtttaggttggacattaggaaaaacttcgtaactgtcagagtggttcagcactggaataaattgcctaggaaggttgtggaatctccatttttggagatttttaagagcaggttggacaaacacctgccagggatggtatagataatacttaatcctgccatgaatgcagcggcctggagtagatgacctcttgaggtccctttcagttctatgattccatgattcttcTTCTTTTTGAAATATCCTAATGATTTTAATAGGTAAGAATTCAAATATATACTAAAGATATTAAATAGTATTTTCAAGAAAATAGTCTAGAACAACTGACAGACTGTAATTATTTATATAGATTTGGCCAGATATCCAGCTATTGTCAGTTGGCCATCGTTTCATTGCATCCAATCTGCCAGATCCCATGTTGCTGTAATGCAGctgtagctctattgaagtcatgAGGCCAGATTGCAGAGAAAGAATAAATtcctctatagcctggtggttagtaCACTCACCctgcaggcagaagaccaagtATTCAGTAACCCTGCACTGCCTCTTTTATGATTAATCCATAgaggaacagcttcaagaggagagactgagggagcctcaCGTCAGACTATCGCTTAGTCAGAGCTGAGCAGGGAATTTGTGAATACCAGTAGGATATGATTcttggatttaggcatctaaagtggTAGTTAAGTGCCCAAGTCCTTTTGTGTATCCAGCTTATTTTGCCTATTTAAAACACACAATACAATctcgcatctctctctctctctctctctaaatttaGTCTActtaaaacacacattttacGTCTTTACATTCATCCTCTGGAACAGATAATCTCCACATactatttcaatttattttcctaataagtgttaatttcattttgtctGGTCTTCCAATCCACAGATTTCCTGAATAAATGGCAATGAAGAATCAAACCACAGTGACCGAATTTATCCTCCTGGGACTTTCCAGTGacccacagatgcagattttccttttctcggtgtttttagttatttacctAATCACTCTACGTGGTAATATAGTGATCATGGTGGTGATAAGAGCTGATTCTCACCTTCACACCCCTATGGACTTCTTTctcttccatttatcctttgttgatatCTGCTATTCCTCAGTCACGGTGCCTAAAATGCTCATGAACTTCCTAGCAGAGCACAAAAGCTATTTCTGTCAATGGCTGCATTGCCCAGATGTTCCTTTTTAGCCTCTCAGCTGGTACTGAAGCTTTCATTCTCTCAGCCATGGCTTATGACTGCTATGCTGCCATCTGTGATCCATCACATTACATGCAGACAATGAGCAAAGGGATCTGTGTTCAGCTGGTGAGTGGTGCATGGACTACGGGCTTCTTCTATGCCCTTCTTAACACAGTTTTTGCCCTCAAGTTGCATTTCTGTGGGCCCAATCAAATCAACcatttcagctgtgagctccCTCCTCTGTTACAACTGGCCTGTACTGAGACCTTTACCAATCAAgtggtgcttcttacttctgtTTTGATATTAGGGTTGagctccttcctcctcaccctaATCTCCTACATtcatatcatctccaccatcctgaggatacgctctgcagagggcaggcataaagccttctccacctgcagctctcaCCTGACTGTGGTTGGCTTGTTGTACATGACAGGTTTTCTCCAGTACACAAAACCCAGCTCAGTCTCTTCTGTGGTGCTGGATGAAATATTCTCCATCCAGTACAGCATCTTGACCCCCATGTTAaatcccatcatctacagcctgaatAATAAGGAGGTAAAAATAGCTCTAAGGAATATATTGGGGAAATTCAAGTTTCTCAATCAGTGttgattctctctttttttttcagtcagaGAGCAGAGATTTGTGGGTAATTAGTGTATGGGACATTCTCAGCTCAGGTAATGACACTTTGAGCCAAATCTTCCACTGGTCTAAGTCAGAgcagatccattgaagtcaatttgcCAGATCCCCAGAgtatgtaaatcagcatagctccattggaacCAATGGGTGCTGGAGTTAGACTCACAAAAGTTCTTGCAGGAGAAATTGAGAGATATCCCATAACGCAGTGGCCAGGGCATGTATATGGGAGGGGACAGATCTCTGTTTCAATCATTTGTCCTCCTGAGACACTTGAAGCAGGGGTCTCCTACATCTGAGATGACTATCACTGGGATAAAAGTTATGCCAGAGCTCTTATTACTAATTCTGTCTCATTGTTTGCACAAAATCAAATGGATataactggccatcaacaaattcAAGTGGAAATTAGAGAAAGGTTTCTCACCCTCAGaagggtgaagttctggaacaaccttttAATATGAGCTGTAAGGATGCACAACTTAATTAGTTTAGAAAAAGTGTTGGATAAATTTATGACAGTgtgatggtggggggcagggctcagcaacccTGGGCCTCATTTCTGGTTTATGTCTTATTTTCCTAAaggacatgcttcagggtttcagccagacGTCACTGTTCATGAAGGAATCCTGCGTCCTCCCACTAATAGATTCTGGGAGGGTTTTTTTGTCTCCTTCCTGTGAAGAATCAGAGATGGCCACAGTTGGAGATAGGATCTTGGATGGGATCGGCCAGAGCTCTGAGGTGTTActaagttttctctctctcagatgttTGCCTACATTGTTCTTGCTCACATAGTCAGGGACTAACTGACTGAAAATTAGCtaaggacacaaaaactaactgcactttttttttaaagtatatcagaagcaggaagccagacaaacaatcagtggggaaCTGGACGATCGagttgctaaaggagcactcaggaaagacattgctgttgtggagaagctaaatgaattctttgcaataatcttcactgcagaggatgggagggagatcccTTCATTTTAGGTGATAAAGGAACTGTCCTATACTGagctgtcagtagaggaggttttgaaacaaattgataaattacacAGTAATTAGTCAagaggaccagatggcattcatccaagagtcCTGAAGATACTCAGATTTTACGACTGTAAGGAAAAGAAAgatttctgcaatttcatatctatCATTTCACAAGCACTTTctcccaaattgccttccaccttcagatttgcaaccacttcctccctattggttagaATCAAGTGTAAAATGGCCACACAGCCACacctttcacccccactctgacccCCCGTCCCACAGCTAAGCCCCTTACTCCCACTCTGGCCCAACGTGCCTAGCTAGGTTTTGCTGTCCTGAGGTCCCAAATGGGGCCATTGCAGAGTAATAGGTCACATCCATAGACTCTTATTGTATAtgtgtgtggggtttttgtttggttttgtgttttcagAAAACCTAAAAAGCCATTTGCACTGAAAACACTCAGTTCAGCCTACATGAGCAATGAAGGTTTACCCTAATTGTTAGATCAAGTTTGGGAATTTAAAGGATTGTAAGGGAGGTGCCCAAATCCTATTAATTCTCCCAGTGACTTTAACACTATAAACCAGACCAAGACTCTTATTTCTATTTATCTGAAGGTAAGCCCCATGGGTtcagaacccaggtctgcagagGTATTAGACGCTTAACCACTCCaaaatgctacacagcagcagtaaCCAGCCTGCATTCCATATCCCATGACCTGCTGTGGAGACAGACCATGGGAAGTTCCACATTAAGGGTTTAAAAGGCAGCAGCCCCATGGCTCCTTGCCCTATATAAACCCAATGGGTGCTCTGGGATGTGTCCAGGCAACAGCATGGATCTTCTGTAGTTGCTCTGACTGTTCTGGCTCTATGTTCTTGAACTCCTGGCTTGACTGTGGTTTGGTTTTGGACTTTGCCTCCTGACTCAGACCCTGAAATGTGACTTGGACTCTGATACTCGTTATTGACCCTGGCTTGGAACTGACTGTGAATCCTTGGCTACTTGGAGACTCAGGTTTTCCCCTTGGCCCTGATTGCCCTTTTTGAGTTCCTGATGTTGATAGTCTTCCAAATAACCCATGGAACTGGGGAGTAGTATAGCTCAtagggctagcttgcctttaGTATATTCAGTGCCTTACCTTCATTATATTCAGCTGTAATGCAAGAAAcgtacaggcctgtatcctgtaagatatTAGCTGAAGCATTAGTTAGCAGAAGTGTGGTCAAGTAGGCTGTAACCCTTGACACAGAGCAACCGTTACCTTTAGATTTTGTGAACTAAGAAGAGCTTGCTCAATGGCAGGAGTTAGAATGGTCCAGTAAGTGTTGCCACAATGAACATGGAAGTAATAACTGCAAATCTGCTTAAGCAAGGGGTGATGGGTTTGGTCATGAGCTGAAATGGTCATTACATATATTAATACACTAACCTATAGAAGAAAGACACCTCAATATTAGTaggatgaggaaatacaaatacagggaagggggggccctactgaatatgcattaaaTATAGTGGTGTCAGTGTaacacagaggttctcaaacttttgtattgatgATccccttcacatagcaagcctctgagtgtgacccctgccccgttataaattaaaacacaatttaaaaaaaaaaataacactattataaatcctGGAGGTGAGTGGCATTTGAGGGTGGAGGCTGTCAGTTTCTGACATATGTAATAACCACATGAAAGCCTGGGGATTGGGGGGGTCATGACCCTCAGTTTCAGAACCTCTGGCATAACATATTATAGAAGTTGCATCCCAGTCTTTGGATGGTAGGAGGGAGAGATCTATCCCTTGGGAGGAGCCAGAATGATGGCCAGTGCTGATGAGAAtgaagataatggctaatatttcaggttgtttgcaagggatggtgtgagaatatggatgtgcagatgtacattctgcAGTATCTCAATTTGCCTTACTAAATTAGAGTGTTTGTGACTTTGTTAAATATAATAATGAACTAAttgtaaatatagaagagttcctatagtgtgactGTTGCCACTGTGCACATCGGGGTTGCCAACCATATAGTAAATTTAATGATACTGATTATAGGACAAGAACCTATCAACCCTCAAAGAGAGAACTAGGAATTCTCAAgtgatcaatataattaatacataaccTACAGGACAGGCTACACTGGACAGGTTGTGTAGAGTGATTTGGGTATATTCCAAGGGTCCAGTCAGagtttgtgtgatgaagtgggaattttctgaaaTAATGTAATGAATGACATGCAAGACAGTTATGTGACTAGGGATTGCTACCCAGTGGATGCAAAGGGTTAAAATTGCCTAGGGACTGAGCAGAAAACAAGGTGTGTGGGTGTGTCAAGGCACTGTTTGGTGCTGTAGGAATGGGTCACTAAGGCCCATCTGGAACTGACCCATTTCAATGGAAGATCCAGAAAGACAATGGGAGCCTCAAGGCTTGAACAACTGATACCTGCCCATGGGCAACTCCAGCAGGCGGAATATGTGAACTCAGTATGGGCCTGcagaaggaggatgaggatgggcCAAGAGGTGTCAGATAGATGGGTTAAGGGCAGCTCAGGAGCCCTCACCTAGGACTAACTGAGGAAGAGAGACAACAATGGATTCCATGGCAGCTTGGCTgggaggagccctggctggacCAGGATAGACTGCAGGCTGTGCTTCTCTATGCCAACACAAGGCCTCACTGCGCAGAGCTCAGGG contains:
- the LOC115640284 gene encoding LOW QUALITY PROTEIN: olfactory receptor 1009-like (The sequence of the model RefSeq protein was modified relative to this genomic sequence to represent the inferred CDS: deleted 1 base in 1 codon); this translates as MAMKNQTTVTEFILLGLSSDPQMQIFLFSVFLVIYLITLRGNIVIMVVIRADSHLHTPMDFFLFHLSFVDICYSSVTVPKMLMNFLAEHKAISVNGCIAQMFLFSLSAGTEAFILSAMAYDCYAAICDPSHYMQTMSKGICVQLVSGAWTTGFFYALLNTVFALKLHFCGPNQINHFSCELPPLLQLACTETFTNQVVLLTSVLILGLSSFLLTLISYIHIISTILRIRSAEGRHKAFSTCSSHLTVVGLLYMTGFLQYTKPSSVSSVVLDEIFSIQYSILTPMLNPIIYSLNNKEVKIALRNILGKFKFLNQC